One segment of Schistocerca nitens isolate TAMUIC-IGC-003100 chromosome 3, iqSchNite1.1, whole genome shotgun sequence DNA contains the following:
- the LOC126249236 gene encoding uncharacterized protein LOC126249236: protein MTSWSKQNTLHFIEAVRRHPCIWDVKIRDYKNTLKRYDEWEEIAKAFNVSRKECEDKWHNLKSQYSRELAKRKSSKGTGSATSNVYHTSWYAFESMQFIRDNYKPLSHRSTHEVVPVMEAPATEGDGEGEGEGSISFPYDVTEMEEVTFATPPEDIVEVETTPLISVPPHESGCATVSCTTPSPSGSGRSSALKRARRDLDEDREGLLQTLKKVGDNLAGRKRDQFTHLGDLVANKLRFLYENGHTRIMARLENGIYRCLQEANDELIDANAT, encoded by the exons ATGACTTCTTGGTCCaaacaaaatacactgcattttatagAGGCAGTGCGCAGGCATCCCTGTATATGGGATGTGAAAATACGAGACTATAAGAACACTCTCAAAAGGTACGACGAGTGGGAGGAAATTGCCAAGGCATTTAACGTGTCAAGGAAGGAATGTGAGGACAAGTGGCATAATTTAAAAAGCCAATACAGTCGCGAGTTAGCGAAAAGGAagagcagcaaaggaactggaagtgctacaagcaatgtgtaccacacttcatggtatgcttttgaaagtatgcagttcataagagacaattacaaaccactctctcataggagcacacatgaagtagtacca gtcatggaagccccagccacagaaggagatggtgaaggagaaggagaaggaagcatTAGTTTCCCTTACGATGTCACAGAAATGGAGGAGGTGACATTTGCCACGCCCCCAGAAgacattgtggaagtggaaaccactccactcatctctgtgcctccacatgaaagtggatGTGCAACCGTGTCCTGTACCACTCCAAGTCCGAGTGGAAGTGGTAGATCAAGTGCACTGAAGAGAGCCAGGAGAGACCTGGATGAAGACCGAGAAGGTCTTTTACAGACCTTAAAAAAAGTTGGCGACAATTTAGCAGGCAGGAAAAGGGACCAGTTTACCCACTTGGGTGACTTGGTCGCCAATAAGCTCAGATTTCTGTATGAAAATGGCCATACTAGAATTATGGCAAGACTTGAGAACGGAATCTACAGATGTTTGCAGGAGGCAAACGATGAACTAATAGATGCAAATGCAACATaa